A window from Citrobacter amalonaticus encodes these proteins:
- a CDS encoding O-antigen ligase family protein, translated as MKCKIKKSLEYLLLFLILNQLVIDTLNGFLLFKFNTDAGVSAIYKIIIFCICLIYNCFSKNSLICNFLIILYGLIILSIHSIYSTSSNLAMDLSEYIKLATTFVIFASVANFTYFNPQWYIKVLSSYSLLIISINLTFSILGLGESSYTDFGFKGFFYAANALSGVYCIIAGITLYISLNAGMKYYWLSSAFLLVCAAGIGTKTSIIFVALSIVVLPILVGKKKKNFWTLLVILLSILCFFMVYLEEILNSSLAERIGHFYGVGGLAKVIFSGRDIFFIDNMHSFLNGNIILFLTGMGFSGINSFHKPLTEIDIADIAIIYGVFTLLLYLITFLSLLSYENKFIKLYSPKKIIVLSTYIGTMLFLVSSIAGHILFNGMVTLYLGVIIALPHWTANYNYMLMRRKINV; from the coding sequence ATGAAATGTAAAATTAAAAAATCACTTGAGTATTTGTTATTGTTTTTGATTTTAAATCAACTAGTAATCGATACATTGAACGGCTTTTTGCTTTTTAAGTTTAATACCGATGCAGGAGTATCGGCTATATACAAAATAATAATATTTTGTATTTGTCTTATATATAATTGCTTTTCTAAAAATAGTCTTATTTGTAATTTTTTGATAATACTATATGGTCTAATTATTCTTTCAATCCACTCCATATATAGCACATCTTCAAATCTTGCAATGGATCTATCTGAATATATAAAACTAGCTACGACTTTTGTTATTTTTGCATCTGTTGCAAACTTTACATATTTTAACCCTCAGTGGTATATAAAAGTACTATCCAGCTACTCATTATTAATTATATCAATCAATTTAACCTTCAGTATTTTAGGCTTGGGTGAATCATCATATACTGACTTTGGATTCAAGGGATTTTTCTATGCTGCAAATGCTCTTTCAGGTGTTTACTGTATAATCGCTGGCATTACGCTTTATATTTCTCTTAATGCTGGTATGAAATATTACTGGCTATCATCAGCATTTCTACTGGTTTGTGCTGCAGGTATTGGAACGAAGACAAGTATTATATTCGTTGCATTATCGATTGTCGTTCTTCCGATTTTGGTTGGTAAAAAGAAGAAAAATTTTTGGACATTATTGGTTATCTTATTATCTATTCTCTGTTTTTTTATGGTTTATTTGGAAGAAATACTAAATTCAAGTCTTGCCGAAAGGATAGGCCATTTTTATGGTGTCGGGGGACTGGCTAAGGTTATTTTTTCCGGTCGAGATATTTTCTTCATTGATAATATGCATTCATTTCTTAATGGTAATATAATATTGTTTCTGACAGGAATGGGGTTCTCTGGAATAAATTCATTCCATAAGCCATTGACTGAAATAGACATAGCCGACATAGCTATTATATATGGCGTATTTACCCTGCTTTTATATTTAATTACATTCTTAAGCTTGTTATCTTATGAAAATAAATTTATCAAACTGTATTCGCCGAAAAAAATAATAGTCCTTTCAACTTATATTGGCACCATGCTATTCCTTGTGTCCTCAATCGCAGGCCACATACTTTTTAATGGGATGGTTACTCTGTACTTGGGTGTAATAATAGCACTTCCTCATTGGACTGCTAACTATAACTATATGTTAATGAGGAGAAAGATAAATGTTTAA
- a CDS encoding glycosyltransferase family 2 protein, which translates to MIVIPMAGLSSRFFKAGYTSPKYMLEVHGKTLFHYTVSSFETLFETERFVFIVRDSLNSVEFIKSEISKLGIKQYHVCVLSHETRGQAETVYEGIKKINKTIIFDPDESLTIFNIDTIRRNFYYPDKNLIEDGYLEVFDGEGNNWSFVKPENSLSTLVVKTTEKDPISSLCCTGLYYFTNIKDYLFAFENYLKLPEDEWEKGELYVAPLYNILIRENKKIHYHKIDKADVVFAGIPEEYVALKKVNNIFESK; encoded by the coding sequence ATGATTGTAATTCCTATGGCTGGATTAAGTTCACGTTTTTTCAAAGCTGGTTACACTTCTCCCAAATATATGCTTGAAGTACATGGAAAAACATTATTTCATTATACTGTGTCTAGCTTTGAGACATTATTTGAAACTGAGCGTTTTGTTTTCATTGTTAGGGATTCATTAAATTCAGTGGAATTTATCAAGTCTGAAATTAGTAAGTTAGGTATAAAACAGTATCATGTTTGTGTTCTCTCACATGAAACACGTGGACAAGCAGAGACTGTTTATGAAGGCATCAAGAAAATAAATAAAACCATTATATTCGATCCGGACGAATCACTAACTATTTTCAATATAGATACTATAAGACGTAACTTTTATTATCCGGACAAAAATTTAATTGAGGACGGCTATCTAGAAGTTTTCGATGGTGAGGGCAATAATTGGTCATTTGTTAAACCTGAAAATTCATTATCAACTCTTGTTGTGAAAACGACTGAAAAGGATCCAATTTCGAGCTTATGTTGTACAGGGCTTTATTATTTCACGAACATAAAGGATTATTTGTTTGCATTTGAAAATTATCTTAAATTGCCAGAAGATGAATGGGAAAAGGGGGAATTATACGTTGCTCCGCTATATAATATACTTATTAGGGAAAATAAAAAAATTCATTATCATAAAATTGATAAAGCTGATGTTGTTTTTGCTGGCATCCCAGAGGAATATGTTGCTCTAAAAAAAGTGAACAATATCTTTGAAAGTAAATAG